In Polaribacter sp. L3A8, a genomic segment contains:
- a CDS encoding sigma-54-dependent transcriptional regulator, with protein sequence MKGILLVEDDVAFSEMLKQFLKRHQYVVDVSYNIKNALQQLENQNYDLVFTDLRLPDGDGITLLKQIKKSKHAVPVVLMTSYAEVSTAVQAMKQGAFDYISKPFNPSEVLEVISNALEEKASTVVAVQEKKESGKLTTDFVKGISSSSKTLDEYILLVAPINMSVLITGESGTGKEVVAKTIHLKSPRHNKPFIAVDCGAIPREIASSEFFGHKKGSFTGANEDKIGHFESANGGTLFLDEVGNLTYENQIQLLRALQERKIKPIGSSKEINVDIRLITATNEDLLAAVEKGDFREDLYHRLNEFSIKVPNLKDRKDDLILYADFFLNKANQQLNKSVIGFSKNVLTIFQNYQWPGNLRELSNVIKRATLLTKSEIIDVEVLPSELTKVKEVKGSLNKFSTKENEKSLIISALEEVGNNKTQAAKLLNITRKTLYNKLKEYNLS encoded by the coding sequence TGAAGATGATGTAGCATTTTCTGAAATGTTGAAACAATTTCTCAAACGACATCAGTATGTTGTTGATGTGAGTTATAATATAAAAAATGCCCTACAACAATTAGAAAATCAAAATTACGATTTAGTTTTTACAGATTTACGCCTTCCTGATGGTGATGGAATTACGTTGCTAAAACAAATAAAAAAGAGTAAACATGCTGTTCCTGTTGTTTTAATGACAAGTTACGCAGAGGTATCTACCGCAGTACAAGCCATGAAACAAGGGGCTTTTGATTATATATCAAAACCTTTTAACCCTAGTGAAGTTTTAGAGGTTATTAGCAATGCTCTAGAAGAAAAAGCCAGCACTGTAGTTGCTGTTCAAGAAAAAAAAGAAAGTGGTAAACTTACTACAGATTTTGTAAAAGGGATTAGTAGCTCTTCTAAAACCCTTGACGAATACATTTTATTAGTTGCACCTATTAATATGTCTGTTCTTATAACAGGAGAAAGTGGTACTGGAAAAGAAGTAGTTGCAAAAACAATTCATTTAAAAAGCCCTAGACATAATAAACCGTTTATTGCTGTAGATTGTGGTGCAATACCAAGAGAAATAGCGTCTAGTGAGTTTTTTGGACATAAAAAAGGTTCTTTTACAGGAGCAAATGAGGATAAAATAGGTCATTTTGAATCTGCAAATGGCGGAACACTTTTTTTAGATGAAGTAGGTAATTTAACGTATGAAAACCAAATACAATTATTACGTGCTTTGCAAGAACGAAAAATTAAACCTATTGGAAGCAGCAAAGAAATTAATGTTGATATCCGTTTAATCACTGCAACTAATGAAGATTTACTTGCAGCCGTTGAAAAAGGAGATTTTAGAGAGGATTTATACCATCGGTTAAATGAGTTTTCTATTAAAGTACCTAATTTAAAAGATAGAAAGGATGATTTAATTTTGTATGCAGACTTTTTTTTAAATAAAGCAAACCAGCAGTTAAACAAATCGGTTATCGGTTTTTCTAAGAATGTGTTAACTATTTTTCAAAATTACCAATGGCCTGGTAATTTACGAGAACTATCTAATGTTATTAAAAGAGCAACTTTATTAACAAAATCTGAAATTATTGATGTTGAGGTTTTACCGAGCGAATTAACAAAGGTAAAAGAGGTTAAGGGTTCGTTAAACAAATTTTCTACTAAAGAGAACGAAAAATCATTGATAATAAGTGCCTTAGAAGAGGTAGGGAATAATAAAACCCAAGCGGCAAAATTGTTAAATATTACAAGAAAAACACTTTATAATAAACTAAAAGAATACAACCTTAGTTAA